The following nucleotide sequence is from Pseudarthrobacter psychrotolerans.
GGCCGCCGGCGCCTTTGGGCCGGACGGGCCGTGGGTGGCGCCCGCCGGACCAGAGGCGGTGGCTGCCGCCTCTGGTGACGGGACCGGCGGATCGGCAGACGCGAAAGTCCCGGCCGCCGCCGTGGCCCAGCTGGACTCGGCAGATCCGCTTGAATCAGTCCGGGGACTGGCCGCCGTGAGGTCCCTGGCCTTTAGCTCCGGCCGGCTGGAGCTGCTGGACCTGGTTAATGCCCCGGGAACGGCGGCCGCCGCCGCGGATGCAGGCCTCAGGGCTGAGCTCCAGGTGTCGGGCCACGTCCTGGCCGGATTCACCAGTTCCGTATCGAACCTGCAGGTCGAGCCCGGCAGCCCATCCGGCCAGGTTGTTGTCAGTGTCACGTCCGCCACGTCGCCCTATGAGGAGCGGGACGCTTCCGGAAAAGTCGTGGCGGCGGGCACGCCGGTGGCGGCCCGGAACCTCCGGCTGGTGCTGGTCTCCGTTGACGGCCGCTGGCGGATTACGGACGTCCTGCCGGGGTCCTGACTGGTTGCCTCAGCACATTGCCTCGGCACGTTGGCTCAGCCCATTAACAAAGACTCAGTGCTTGCCGGCCACCCAGGCAGCGCCCTCGGCCAGCGACGGGTGCTGCCACTGGAAGCCGGCGGCTTCAAGCACCGCCGGTTCCATCCGCTGGCTGGCCAGGATGAGTTCGTCGGCCAACTTCCACATGACCAGGCGCAGGGCCGGCGAAGGTACCCGGAAAAATGCCGGCCGGTGGAGCGCGGATGCCAACGCGCCGATCAAGGCGTTCACGTCCGCGCTTTCGGGGGCGCACACATTGACCGGTCCGCGGATTCCGGCGCCCGCCAGGAAGAGGAAGGCGGCGGCGACGTCCGGCAAAGTGATCCACGACCAATACTGCCGGCCATTGCCCAGCGGACCGCCCACCCCGAGACGAAGCAGCGGCAGCAGCCGGCCCATGGAGCCGCCTGAACGGCTGAGCACAATCCCGGTACGGGTTGTCACCACGCCGACGCCGTCGGGCGCCTCATGGGCGGCGGCCTCCCACTCGACGCACAGGCGGGCCAGAATACCCGAGCCCGGCGACGCGCTCTCCCGCAGCTGGGCGGCACCCGAGTCGCCATAGTAGTTGGATCCCGACTGGCTGATAAGCGTCCGCGGCGGGTCGTCGAGTTTGCCCATGGCGGCGGTCAGGGTTCTTGTGGCAGCCAACCGCGACGTCAGCAGCGTGTCGATCCGGTTGCGGGTCCAGGGCCTGTCCCCGATCCCGGCCCCGGCGAAGTTGATCACGGTGTCGGCGCCGGCCAGGGCTGCCGGATCCAGCCGGAGCGCTGCCGGGTCCCAGCGGATTTCGGCCGGGGACGCAGGCTCGCGTCGAACGAGGGTTGTCACGTCGTGGCCGGCCTCTCGCAGCGTGGCGGACAAGTGGGTCCCGATCAGCCCTGAGGCCCCGGCGATGACGATGCGCATGATCCATCACACCACGGTCCGCTCGCCGCCGGTACCTCCCTCGGACGGTACCGGGAGTTGACTATGATCGAACGATGACTTCTTCGAGCTACTTCCGGTTTCCGCATGTCCACGGCGATCTGGTCACGTTTGTGGCAGAGGACGACGTGTGGATCGCACCGCTCAGCGGCGGCCGTGCATGGCGGGTTTCGTCGCTGCAGCTGCCTGCCCGCAATCCGCGGTTTACGCCTGACGGCAAGCGCCTGGTCTGGACTGTTATCCAGGGAACCGCCCCGGAAGTGGTTTCGGCGGAGGTCGACGGTGGGGGCTACCGGCAGCTGACGTATTTCGGCCACGCCACAACCAAGGTCAAAGGCTTCACCGCAGCCGGCGACGTCGTGGTGACCAGCGCGTTCCGCCAGGCTGAAAGCCGGCACGCCTATGCTTACAGCGTCCCGGTCGATGGCGGGTCGGCTGAGGAGCTCCCCTTCGGGCCGGTCGAATCCGTGGCCTTCGGCCCGGAAGTGGGGGACGAGCGGCCGGTTGTCCTGGCCAGCGTGCTCTCCCGTGAACCGGCCTGGTGGAAGCGGTACCGCGGCGGCACCGCGGGAAAGCTCTGGATTGACGCCGACGGAAACGGGGAGTTCGAGCGCCTGGTTCCCGACCTCGACGGAAACCTCGCGGATCCGCTGTGGGTGGACGGGCGCATTGCGTTCCTGTCGGACCATGAGGGTTACGGAAACCTGTACTCGGTGTTGCCCGGCGGCGGGGATCTGCGACGCCACACCGACCACGAGGACTTCTACGTCCGGCACGCGTCCACTGACGGTGAGCGGGTCATTTTCGAATCTGCGGGCGAGCTCTGGATCCTGCACGATCTGTCCTCTGCCGCGGTACGGCTGGACATCTCGCTGGGCTCCGCGTCGCAATCGCGTCGCCCGGGCCTGCTGAAAACCTCCAAACACCTGGGCGCGGTGGTCCCGGATGACAGCGGCTCCGCCAGCGTGGTGGAGGCGCATGGCACCCTTCACTGGCTCCGCCACAAGGACGGCCCATCCCGGATCGTCGAGGCCACCCCGGGTGTCCGGGCACGGCTCCCGAGGCCGCTCGACGGCGGCCGCCTCGCTTACGTCGCAGATCACGACGGCGTGGAAGCGATCTACATCAAGGAGATTGCCGCGCCGGTCCCCGACACTGTGGTTCCTGCCGTCACGGCAACCCCGGTCGCCGTGACTCCGGCCGCCGATCGGAACCAACAGGAAGCGTCACTGCCCCGGCCGGTTCCCGCGGCGGCATCATCCGCAGCGGTGACTGCCGACGTCGTTATCCCCGTTCCTGATGACTCCCCGGCCGGCGAATCCCGGGCCGATGTGGCCCATAGCCCGGCGGAATCCGACGTCAACGCCGGACCGTCCGGCCTCCCGACCCGCATCGCCTTCCCCAAGCCGTCACGCGCCAGCGCCCTGGAAGCGAGCCCCGATGGCCGGTGGCTTGCCGTGGGGACCTCCTTCGGCGACATATATGTGGCGGACACGGCCACCGGGGAACTGTCCCTGGTCACCAGCATCGGCGAGGGCACCATCGCCGAACTCGCGTGGTCGCCGGACTCACAGTGGCTGGCCTGGTCCGAACCCGTCACGTCGTTCGGCTCCCGGAGCCGGCTCCGGCTGGCGAACGCCACGGACCTGGCGGGAGGCATCGTCGAGGTCACGGACGGCCGTTTCTGCGACGGATCCCCGAGTTTCACGCCGGACGGAAAGTTCCTGGCCTTTCTGTCCAACCGCAGCTTTGATCCGGTCTACGACGGGCACTCGTTTGACCTGTCCTTCCCCAGCCCCATCAAGCCGTATCTGGTGGCACTGGCCGCCACAACGCCGTCGCCGTTTGGCCCCGCTGTTGACCTGGCCCCCTCCGCGGGCCCGGACAGCACGGACGCTGACGCCGCGGCACGTCCCGCGGTCCGTGTGGATCCGGCCGGGTTGGCCCACCGTGTCATCGGCGTTCCCGTGCCCCAGGGCAACTACACCTCACTGACGTCAACTGAGGGCGCACTGCTGTGGCTGGACTGGGCCCTGGCAGGCGTCACCGGCGACGGCAAAGCCAGCCAGGAAGACAAGGACGCACGCCCCAGCCTGGTCCGCTTCGACCTTGCCCGCCGGAAGTCCGCCACCCTGGTGGAAGCCCTGGACAGCTACCGGCTCTCCGGCGACGGCACGAAAGTGGTGCTGGTCAACGACAAGCAGGTCAGCGTGGTTCCCTCCGCAGCCAAGGTCGATGAGGAATCCGGTCAGCTGGTCAAGGTGGACCTGGGCCGCATCCGCGTGATGATGGATCCGCTCAGCGTCTGGGGCCAGGCGTTCGACGAAGCCTGGCGCCTGCAGCGTGATTTCTTCTGGGCCGAGGACATGGCAGGGCAGGACTGGGAGTCGATCCACAAGCGCTACCGTCCGATCGTTGACCGGCTGGGGTCCCACGACGACCTGGTGGACCTGCTCTGGGAGCTTCACGGGGAGCTGGGCACATCTCACGCCTACGTCCGGCCCGCAGCGGTCACGGAAAACGGCAGCAACGGCCAGGGCCGGCTCGGCGCGGACTTCGCGTTCACGGCAGCAGGTTGGGAGATCACCCGCATCCTTGCCGGCGAGTCCTCTGACCCGCTGGCCACCTCGCCGCTGACCCGGCCCGGCGCCGCCGCGATGGCCGGGGACGCCATCCTGGCCATTGATGGTGTGCCGCTGTCCGCCACGGTGAGCCCGGCGATGCAGTTAGTGGGCGCTGCCGGACGGGCTGTGGAGTTGACACTTCGCAACGGTGCCGGGCACGGAGCCGAGGCAGGGGAGCAGCGGCGGATCGCCGTGATCCCGGTCAAGGACGAGGAGCGCCTGCGCTACCAGGAGTGGGTGGCCGCGAATCGCCGGACGGTCCGGGAGGCCTCCGGCGGCCGCTACGGGTATCTCCACATCCCTGACATGATGGCAAACGGCTGGGCGCAGCTGCACCGTGACCTGGACACCGAAACTGCCCTCGACGGCCTCATCGTGGATGTCCGCCGGAACCGTGGCGGCCACACGTCCCAGCTGGTGGCGGAACTGATTGGCCGGAAGGTCACCGGCTGGAGCATGCCGCGCGGGGAACGTCCGCGGACCTACCCGCACCACGCGCCGCGGGGTCCGGTGATCATCCTCGCTGATGAATTTGCCGGGTCCGACGGCGACATCATCACCCAGGTCTCCAAACTGCGGGGGATCGGCCCCGTGATCGGCACGCGAACGTGGGGCGGTGTGGTGGGGATCGACAACAGGTTCTCCCTGGCCGACGGCACCGGCGTGACCCAGCCGCGGTACGCCACCTGGTTCGGTGGCGGCGTGGGCTGGTCCGTGGAAAACTACGGCGTGGACCCCGACATCGAAGTGCTCTACCCGCCGCACGCTTATGCCGCCGGCAGGGACCCCCAGCTGGAATACGGGATCGGTGCGCTTAAGGAAATGATCCAGGAGCTGCCCACGGACAAGCCCCGGTCCGCGAAGGCTACCGCCGCCTGAAGCCCGCGCCGCTTCCGGCCCGCCGGCACGACGGCTAAGGCCGGCCCGGCACTCCCGGCACCCGGAGAACAAGCAAGGCCCTGCCCCCTCCAGGTTAGTCCGGGCGGGAGCAGGGCCTGCTCTGTTTCAGGAGCGGTCAGCGTCCTTAGCGAACGCGGCAGCCGCCTGTGCGGATCAGGATTCCAGGGATGCGTCCATGGTGATCTCGATGCTGGCCAGCGCGCCGGAGACCGGGCAGCCGGTCTTGGCCTCGCCGGCGATCCGCTGGAACTCTTCTTCGGAGATGCCGGGGATCTTGGCGGACACCGTCAGGTGGCTCCCGGTGATGCCGGTGCCGGGAACGAACGTCACGTCGGCCTTGGTGTTGACTTCCTCGGGTGCGTGGCCGGCCTGGGCGAGCATGTTGCTGAAGGCCATCGAGAAGCAGCTCGCGTGCGCTGCGGCGATCAGTTCTTCCGGGCTGGTCTTGCCTTCGGCCGCTTCGGTGCGTGCCTTCCAGGTAACGTCAAATGTGCCCAGGCCGGAGCTGTCCAGCGTGGTCTGACCCGACCCTGTGATCAGGTCGCCGTTCCATACTGTGTGTGCGGTGCGTGTTGCTGCCATGTCCACTCCTCAAAGTCGGTTCGAACCGGGACCGGCCGTTGCCTGGCCCCGCCGGTTCCAATCCTAGGGATTGAGCGGCAGCCGTGCACAGGGTGTCCGCTCTCAGTGGATTGTGACCGTGCGTCCGGCCGCCTGGCGACTGACGCCCGGCGGTCACCGTTTGGCTGTAAACAGCGACGGCGCCGCTCCCGGATGAGGGGAGCGGCGCCGTCGTGCGTGGTTCAGTGCGCGATCAGTTCCAGAGCGTGGCGATGGCCACGTTGAGCAGCGCAAGTCCGCCGACTCCGTGGGCCAGGCCAGTGGAAACCGGTTCACCCTTCTTGACCTTACGGGAGCCGATCACGGCCAGCACGGCAACAGCGACACCGATTGCGAACTTGATGCCAAGCTTGAAATAGTTGGCATGCATGTTCAGTTCCGGAATCGTTATCATGCCCATCATGGCGACGCCGGTCAGCAGCTGCAGGAAGGCGCCGTCACGCTGGCGTGGGTGGACGGTCGGCTCTTTGATCGTGGCGATCCAGTAGCCCACGATCATTGCTGCGCCGACGATATGCAAGAACACCAGGATGCTGAACACGATAGTCATGGCACCAGCTTAGCCAGTAGATTCTACGTCGCGTAGCAAAGCCACGCGGGGGCCCGAAAGCACCGCGCCTTAAACCACGACGGCGGTGCTCGCGTTCCAGTGGTTTCCCACCGGTGCGTGCACCGCCGTCGTTCGGTTCTGCTGGGGGATTAGAGTCCCAGGTCGGCCTCGAAGGCGCCTTCTTCAAGGCGGGCCTTCAGGGTCTGGAGGAAGCGTCCTGCATCCGCGCCGTCCACCAGGCGGTGGTCGTACGTGAGTGACAGGTACATCATGGAGCGGATCGCGATCGAGTCGTCACCGTTCTCATCGGCCACCACCACGGGACGCTTGACGATCGCGCCCGTGCCCAGGATGCCCACCTGCGGCTGGTTGATGATCGGGGTGTCGAACAGGGCGCCGACCGAACCGATGTTGGTGATGCTGAACGTTCCGCCGGACAGCTCATCCGGGCCGATCTTGCCGTCGCGGGTGCGACCGGCGACGTCGGCGATCTTGGCGGCCAGCCCGGCCAGGTTCAGGTTGCCGGCATCGGTGACGACCGGAACCAGCAGGCCCTTGTCCGTGTCCACGGCGATCGCCAGGTGCTCGGCGTTGTGGTACGTGATCTCCTGCTTGTCCTCATCGTACGCAGCGTTGAGCTTGGGGTGCTGCTTGAGGGCCTCGGCCACGGCCTTGGCGATGAACGGCAGGAAGGTGAGCTTGACGCCGTTCTGGGCCAGGAACGAGTTCTTGGCCTTCAGGCGGAGCTTGGCCACCTTGGTCATGTCCACTTCGTGCACCTGCGTGAGCTGCGTGGAGATTTCGAGGGATTCGCGCATACGGCGCGCGATGACCTGGCGGATGCGGGGAGCCTTCTGCGTGGTGCCGCGCAGGGAGGAGGCTGCCGTGCCGGCCGGAGCGGCGGGCGGCTTGGCCGGGGCGGCTGCTGCGGGAGCGGCCTTGGCTTCTGCCGCGGCGAGTACGTCCTGCTTGCGGATGCGTCCACCAACGCCGGTGCCGGACAGTGATGCAACGTCCACGCCGTGCTGGTTAGCCAGCTTCCGGACCAGGGGCGTCACGTATCCGGACTCGCCGCCGGCAGCAGGCTCGGCTGCGGGTGCCGGGGCTGTAACGGGAGCAGGTGCTGCTGCCGCGGCAGGTGCCGCCGGAGCGGCCTCTGCCTTGGGTGCAACGGGAGCAGGTGCCGCGGCGGGCGCCGGTGCGGCGGCGGGTGCCGGAGCTGCTGCCGGAGCGGAGGCTGCGGGGGCAGCCGCGCCCGAGCCGATGACGGCGAGGACTGCGCCAACCTCGGCGGTTTCGTCCTCGTTGACCCGGATTTCCTGCAGCGTTCCCGCGACAGGGGACGGGATTTCGGTGTCTACCTTGTCCGTGGATACCTCGAGCAGCGGCTCATCCACGGCAACGGTGTCGCCCACGGCCTTCAGCCAGCGGGTGACTGTTCCTTCGGTGACGCTTTCGCCCAGTGCCGGGAGGGTGACGTCGTGGGTTTCGCCGTCCGATGCGGCGGGTGCTGCCGCTGCTGGGGCTTCTGCCTCCGGGGCCTTTTCAGCGGGTGCCTCTGCAGCCGGTACGGCGGGGGCTTCTTCGGCCGGCGCTGCTGCTTCGGGGGCTGCTGCTTCGGGGGCTGCGCCGCCGCCGGAGCCGTCGCCGATGCGGACCAGGGGAGCGCCTACTTCAGCGGTCTCGTCTTCGGCTACGAGGATTTCCTCGATGATGCCGGCAATCGGAGAGGGGATTTCGGTGTCTACTTTGTCGGTGGAAACCTCGAGCAGCGGTTCGTCCACCTCTACCCGGTCACCTACCTGCTTGAGCCAGCGGGTGACGGTTCCTTCGGTGACGCTCTCACCGAGGGCGGGCAAGTTAACGGATTCAGACATGTCGTCCCCGTTCTCCTTATTGATCTTTTGTGCGGATGATGGCTGGCTTGTTCGAGCTTAGTGCACCCGGCGGGTCACGCCGGGTGCACAAAGCCCTGTTGTCTTGCTGTGCTGCTGGCTGTAATTAGCCGTGAAGCGGGCGACCGGCCAGGGCCATTGCGGCCTCGCCGAGTGCCTCGTTCTGCGTCGGGTGCGCGTGGATGAGTCCGGCAACATCTTCCGGGTAGGCTTCCCAGTTGACGATCAGCTGGGCTTCGCCGATCTGCTCGCCGACGCGGGTGCCGATCATGTGGACGCCAACAACAGGGCCGTCTTTTTCGCGGACGAACTTGATGATGCCGCCGGTGCCCAGAATGGCGCTCTTGCCGTTTCCGGCCAGGTTGTATTCCGTGCTTTCAACCCTGTCATCGCCGAACTTCTCCTTGGCGGCCTTCTCGGAGTAACCCACCGAGGCAATCTCGGGATCGCAGTAGGTGACCTTGGGGACGTTGATGTCGTCGACAACCACGGGCTTCAAGCCGGCGATTTCTTCGGCGACGAAGATGCCCTGCTGGAAACCGCGGTGTGCCAGCTGCACGCCGGGAACGATGTCGCCGACGGCGTAGACGTTGCCGACGCCGGTGTGGAGGCGTTCGTTGGTGATCACGAAGCCGCGATCAACCGTGACGCCCGCTTCTTCGAACCCCAGGCCCGCCGTGGACGGTCCGCGTCCGACAGCAACGAGCAGAAGGTCTGCTTCGAAGGTCTTGCCGTCCACCAGGGTGACCTTGACGCCGTCGTTGTCCTGCTCGACGCCCTGGAAGAAGGTGCCGGTGTTGAACTTGATGCCGCGCTTCTTGAAGCTGCGCTCCAGGACCTTGATGATGGATGCGTCCTCGTTGGGCACCAGGGAGGGCAGGCCCTCAACGATGGTGACGTCCACGCCGAAGGACTTCCAGACCGAAGCGAATTCGACGCCGATGACGCCGCCGCCCAGGACGATGACGCTCTTGGGCACGTAGTCCATCTTCAGGGCTTCGTCAGAGGTAATCACGCGGCCGCCGATTTCCAGGCCCGGAAGGGACCGGGAGTAGGAGCCGGTGGCGAGGACGATGTTCTTGCCCTTGTACGCCGTGCCGTTGACGGTGATGGTGTCCGGGGCGGTGAGTTTGCCTTCGCCCTCAATGACGGTGATGCCCTTGCCCTTGATCAGACCCTGCAGGCCCTTGAACTTACCGGCGACGATGCCGTCCTTGTAGGCGTTCACGGCGGTCATGTCGATGGACTGGAACTCCACGTTGACGCCGTACTTGGCGCCGTCGCGGGCGTGGTCGGCAACTTCTGCGGAGTGCAGCAGGGCTTTGGTGGGGATACAGCCGTTGTGCAGGCAGGTGCCGCCCAGTTTGGCCTTCTCAACCAGACCAACGGTGAGGCCAAGCTGTACGGCCCGCAGGGCTGTGGCGTATCCGCCGCTGCCGCCACCTAGTACCAGGATGTCGAATTCTTGCGCAGTTGCCTGATCGGCCACTTAAACGCTCCCTCGCGTGAACGATGACGCGATCGTGCGCATCATCTGGTCTTGAACTTGTACTGCCGTGATTATGCCAGCAGGCAGGTTCTCGTGCATTTGTGACTACCGTGGTTCACCTTAGCGAACCCCTCATCCATGCTCCACCTTGGCGCCGCCTTTGTGGAGCGCTTGTGTCGAGTGTCACGCGGCCATGTGGTCAAGGGATCACCGCCGTTTCTGCGGCGGCATGACAACCGGCCGCGTGAGAACTCAACAACAAGGTCAGGTGGCCCTGGGGTCAGGCGGCAGCCGTCAGGATGTCCTCCACGTAGGCAACCAGGGTGCGGACCGTGCAGCCCGTGCCCTGCTTGTGGGTGTAGCCGTACGGGCTTCCGTTGTTGAAGGACGGACCGGCGATGTCGATGTGCGCCCAGGGGATCTGCTCCCCGTCCTTACCCTTGCCCACAAACTCGCGCAGGAAAACAGCCGCGGTCATCATCCCGCCGTGGCGCTCACCGATGTTGGCGAGGTCGGCCACCTGGGAGTCGATGCTCGGGCGCAGCTCCTCCGGCAGCGGCATGGGCCACACCAGCTCGCCCGCACGGTCAGCGGCAGTCTTCAGCGGCCCGGTGACGCTGTCCGAGCCCATCACGCCGGCGGTCCTGTTGCCGAGGGCGATGAGCTGTGCGCCGGTGAGGGTGGCGACGTCGATGATGGCGTCAGGGTATTCCAGGCTCGCCGCGACGATGCCGTCTGCCATGACCAGGCGGCCTTCGGCGTCGGTGTTCAGCACCTCAACGGTCTTGCCGCCGAACATGGTCAGGACGTCGGCCGGCCGTGAGGCGGCACCGGAAGGCATGTTTTCCGCGATGCAGAGCCAGGCGGTCACCTTCACCGGCAGGCCAAGTCCCGCGATCGCCAGCACAGTATTAAGGACGACGGCGGCGCCCGCCATGTCGCTCTTCATGTC
It contains:
- a CDS encoding OsmC family protein — translated: MAATRTAHTVWNGDLITGSGQTTLDSSGLGTFDVTWKARTEAAEGKTSPEELIAAAHASCFSMAFSNMLAQAGHAPEEVNTKADVTFVPGTGITGSHLTVSAKIPGISEEEFQRIAGEAKTGCPVSGALASIEITMDASLES
- the lpdA gene encoding dihydrolipoyl dehydrogenase; this translates as MADQATAQEFDILVLGGGSGGYATALRAVQLGLTVGLVEKAKLGGTCLHNGCIPTKALLHSAEVADHARDGAKYGVNVEFQSIDMTAVNAYKDGIVAGKFKGLQGLIKGKGITVIEGEGKLTAPDTITVNGTAYKGKNIVLATGSYSRSLPGLEIGGRVITSDEALKMDYVPKSVIVLGGGVIGVEFASVWKSFGVDVTIVEGLPSLVPNEDASIIKVLERSFKKRGIKFNTGTFFQGVEQDNDGVKVTLVDGKTFEADLLLVAVGRGPSTAGLGFEEAGVTVDRGFVITNERLHTGVGNVYAVGDIVPGVQLAHRGFQQGIFVAEEIAGLKPVVVDDINVPKVTYCDPEIASVGYSEKAAKEKFGDDRVESTEYNLAGNGKSAILGTGGIIKFVREKDGPVVGVHMIGTRVGEQIGEAQLIVNWEAYPEDVAGLIHAHPTQNEALGEAAMALAGRPLHG
- the sucB gene encoding 2-oxoglutarate dehydrogenase, E2 component, dihydrolipoamide succinyltransferase → MSESVNLPALGESVTEGTVTRWLKQVGDRVEVDEPLLEVSTDKVDTEIPSPIAGIIEEILVAEDETAEVGAPLVRIGDGSGGGAAPEAAAPEAAAPAEEAPAVPAAEAPAEKAPEAEAPAAAAPAASDGETHDVTLPALGESVTEGTVTRWLKAVGDTVAVDEPLLEVSTDKVDTEIPSPVAGTLQEIRVNEDETAEVGAVLAVIGSGAAAPAASAPAAAPAPAAAPAPAAAPAPVAPKAEAAPAAPAAAAAPAPVTAPAPAAEPAAGGESGYVTPLVRKLANQHGVDVASLSGTGVGGRIRKQDVLAAAEAKAAPAAAAPAKPPAAPAGTAASSLRGTTQKAPRIRQVIARRMRESLEISTQLTQVHEVDMTKVAKLRLKAKNSFLAQNGVKLTFLPFIAKAVAEALKQHPKLNAAYDEDKQEITYHNAEHLAIAVDTDKGLLVPVVTDAGNLNLAGLAAKIADVAGRTRDGKIGPDELSGGTFSITNIGSVGALFDTPIINQPQVGILGTGAIVKRPVVVADENGDDSIAIRSMMYLSLTYDHRLVDGADAGRFLQTLKARLEEGAFEADLGL
- a CDS encoding TIGR01777 family oxidoreductase, producing MRIVIAGASGLIGTHLSATLREAGHDVTTLVRREPASPAEIRWDPAALRLDPAALAGADTVINFAGAGIGDRPWTRNRIDTLLTSRLAATRTLTAAMGKLDDPPRTLISQSGSNYYGDSGAAQLRESASPGSGILARLCVEWEAAAHEAPDGVGVVTTRTGIVLSRSGGSMGRLLPLLRLGVGGPLGNGRQYWSWITLPDVAAAFLFLAGAGIRGPVNVCAPESADVNALIGALASALHRPAFFRVPSPALRLVMWKLADELILASQRMEPAVLEAAGFQWQHPSLAEGAAWVAGKH